From the genome of Macrobrachium nipponense isolate FS-2020 chromosome 29, ASM1510439v2, whole genome shotgun sequence, one region includes:
- the LOC135206304 gene encoding cilia- and flagella-associated protein 251-like, whose translation MEDEKSGGMEKKEGRKEGEGEEVGRKIRRNGGRKKEEEKGEEKEGEQGRGKVEEQSGVMEEEKKKEEAEEGKEEIRNGGGKMWMIGGGKKEGGGRKDEWRRKSGKKYEEWIKKGKKIGDNASREADERRKKGRKEKRETDEEEEGEKGRSNE comes from the coding sequence atGGAGGACGAAAAATCAGGaggaatggaaaaaaaggaaggaaggaaagaaggagagGGGGAAGAAGTAGGACGAAAAATCAGGAGGAATggaggaagaaaaaaggaagaagagaaaggtgAGGAAAAGGAAGGGGAACAAGGAAGAGGAAAGGTGGAGGAACAATCAGGAGTaatggaagaggaaaaaaagaaggaagaggcggaagaagggaaggaagaaatAAGGAATGGAGGAGGTAAAATGTGGATGATTGGAGGAggaaaaaaggaaggaggaggaagaaaggacgAATGGAGGAGGAAATCGGGAAAAAAGTACGAGGAATggataaagaaaggaaagaaaatcggCGATAACGCGTCGCGAGAAGCAGAtgagagaaggaagaaaggaaggaaggaaaaacgaGAGacggacgaggaggaggagggagaaaaaggGAGGTCGAACGaataa